The Candidatus Omnitrophota bacterium DNA window CAAAAACTTCGCGTCTGAGACCCGGTGCCATAAACCGTAATAGCCTTATTATTCAAAGCCTGATTTATAAAATTAGGTATTGCCCTGCCGTCTTTTTCCCTCATTCTCACGCCATAGGTATTGAATATACGGACTATCTTTGTATCTACCTTATGAACACGATGGTAAGCCATGGTAATTGCCTCCGCGAATCTCTTGGCTTCATCGTAAACTCCCCGCGGCCCGACGCTATTAACATTTCCCCAGTAGCTTTCGGGCTGAGGATTCACAAGAGGATCCCCATATACTTCGCTTGTGGATGCCAGTAAAAATCTTGCTTTTTTCACCTTGGCTACACCTAAGGCATTGTGAGTCCCCAAAGAACCGACTTTAAGTGTTTGGATAGGATACTTAAGATAGTCTATAGGGCTTGCGGGAGAGGCGAAGTGCAGGACATAATGAACAGGCCCTTTGATTTTAATGGGCTCGGAAATATTATGTTTCATGAATCTGAAATTTCTGTCTTTAAGCAGATGAGATATGTTGGAGAGCTTGCCGGTTATGAGATTATCAACACAGATGACGTTGTAGCTATTTTTGTTAGAGACAGTCTCCTTCAACGAGTATTCAACTTTTTGGAGACAGTCTCTTCCTAAAAATAATTCGCATAAATGCGAACCTATAAATCCTGCTCCGCCGGTAATTAAAACTGTTTTTCTCATGCAACGCTTTCTTTAGAGACAGTCCCATTCTGGGACAGTCTCTTCAACTTGAACCAATCTATCGTTGACTTAAGCCCCTCTTTAAATCCCACTATCTTTTTCACACCTAACATATTTTTCATCTTACTGATGTCGGCGTAGGTTTTTCTGACATCACCTTGTCTTTTCGGCCCATATACAGGTTTAAGTTTTAATCCCAATATTTTATTTGTTTCTCTTATTATATCCAGTATAGATGTAGTGGACCCACATGCTATATTAAAAACCTCTCCTGATATTTTCGGAACAATGCATGCTCTCAAATTCGCCTCAACCACATTTGCAACATAAGTAAAGTCCCGCGACTGTTTACCGTCCCATTCCGCTATAGGAGATTCGCTTCCCAGCATCTTGGCAAGAATAGCGGGTATGGCCGCGGAATATTTGCTTTCGGGGTTTTGTCTGGGGCCAAAGACATTAAAATATCTTAAGCTGACAGTCTCTAATCCGAAGGTCTTCGCGAATGTAACGCAATAATGTTCCGCCGCCAATTTTGAAACGCCATATGGTGATATGGGCACGGGAAGGTCTGTTTCTTTTTGAGGAAAGCTCTTGGCGTCTCCATATGCTGAACTCGAAGAAGCGTAGACCACTCTTTTTATTCCGGCTTCCTTAGCCACAACTAAAATATTCAGTGTTCCAAATACGTTTGTATCATTTGTGGCAATTGGATCTTCAACCGATTTGGCGACAGAGCGCAACGCCGCCTGGTGAATGACATAATCCATGCCCTTCATCGCATCCTTAACTACAGCCGCATCCCTGATATCGCCTTCGATCAGCTCGATTTTATTTAAAAAAGTTTTAAGATTATCACGATTACCGGTAATAAAGCTATCCAGAACGCGGACTCTTTCCCCGCGCTTAACCAACTCTTCGGTAATATTCGATCCGATAAATCCCGCTCCGCCTGTAACAAGATATTTAGCCATATTTTTATAGTTTTATGATATTTGACCTATTTTTGATACCCTTCAACGCGTTTCTGGTATCGATAATAACTTTTGAATTCTTCGCTATAAACTGGTAGTCAATATTAGAGTGATCGGTTACTATAACAACGCAATCGGCCGAAGCCAACACCTCTTTGGTAAATTTCGCGCGTTTCAAATTAATACCGTCTACTTTAATATATGGAAAATAAGGATCATAATATAAAACGTTCGCCTCATTCCTTTCCAATAGTTCGATTATCTCAAACGCCGGTGACTCTCTCAAATCCTGGACGTCTTTCTTATATGCCACTCCTATAAGCAATACCTTGGCACCTTTAAGCGCTTTCTTCTTTTTATTAAGCGCGCTGATTATCTTTTCCACTACATAGTGCGGCATGCGGCCGTTTATTTCCGACGCTAAATCTATAAATCTCGCTTCAAAACCATGCGCTCTTGCCTTCCACGATAGATACAAAGGATCTATGGGAATGCAATTATGAGTAAGTATGCCATATGATGTTACAAAAGTATTGGTATCCCGCACTTCCATAGAATAGACTTTGCTTGCTTTAGAGTAGGATATGTCTTTAATTTTTGTAGTCGCGAAATTTGTATATAAATTGAAGTTTTTGTTTGGTATTATTTTCCTGCTTTTTTCAAGATAAGACTTAATTCGCCCCGCTTTCTCTCCAAGAAACATGCTTCTCAATCTTTTAAGTTGACCGTACCCGAACATGTTTAACAGATTTTTTCTTTTCTTGAAGCTTGGCATAAAGCCTAAATCCTGTAGTAGAAGCACCATTTGATTAAACAGGGTATCGCTTATTGTGAAATAATTTACTGTGGCCGAATTAAAATTATGCTTATATATTTTCCCGTTCTTACAATAGGCTCTCTTTCCGCTAGAACTGTCTACGCCGCCGTCTCCTCTCAATAACCCCATAATTAGATGAAGCTTCAATTTTTTCGGCAAGAGCATAAATCGCTGAGGAATTTTCATAGAGTAAGAATCAACGCCGCAGCCCAGTATATCTCTTAAGAGGTAACCGAAAATATTTGACGATATCTTAATGCAGGTGCTGTTCCATTTCTTTGAATTATATTCTGAGTAACAGATACCCTTCTCTTTAAGGAACAACCTGATATCGTTAAGGTATTGCGATTCATTCCTGTTAAATGTTAATCTCGTTCTTATAGATTTATCTACCGTTATACAGCCTTCGCTTAAATAATAACCGATAAACCTTAGGAAATCTTCGTCAACATCCATAACCGCCGGAATGCTTTGGTATGAAGGCCCGCGACCTGTACAAAGCATGAGATCTTCTCTATTAACCGGCCAGCTCATCTTGCCTTCCAGCGATAGATATACATTTAACGGAAGATAGCCGGCTTTAAAATAGTCATCCAGACTGGCTTTTGCGCCGGGTGCCGACCTTTGCTTTATTTCTTTCTTAAAATCGCGCCATTCAAAATATGTTCCCTTGACTCTTATACCGCTTACAAAATTCCGCTGTTTTAGAAATTCTATCAAATCTATCCATGAGTCCTCTTTTTTGACAGATTCTTCCGGAAGATTGAGGATAACAGGTATCTCATCGTTTAATTCAAGCTCGTCGGCAAATTTGACGCCCAATTGACCGCCCTTGTTAACTATCATCGGATGCTTGGATGTAACGGATATAGCGCGGCTATCCTGCGTCTTAATATTGATTATATCCCCATTATAGGGCCTTTCCGAAAGCATGCTGACTTCTTTAAAGCATGATCCATTGCCTATCGGGTCATAAGATAGCACCTTTTTAGAAATAGGCCTTATAAATGTTGCCCCTTTAACTCTATGCAGTCTCGAATTTGGGTTTTTCCCCGATTCGCTGACAAAATCAGATATCTTTATAGGCCTGAATCCCGAGGCTTCCTTATCCTTCACGAATATGTATTCATCCTTTGTTAAACAGTGGCCGCCTACGCCGGGCCCTGGATAGAATGGCATAAAGCCATACGGTTTCGTCTTTGCCGCTTCGATGACTTCCCAAATGTTGATGCCGAGCTTATCACACATCAACGCAAGCTCGTTCACAAGGCCCAAATTAACTATCCTGAATGTATTTTCAAGCAGCTTAGTCATCTCTGCTGCCTTAGCCGAAGAGACAGGCATGACTTTATCTATTATTTGATTATATAAAATGGTTCCGATTTGTGTGGAGCTTTCGGATATGCCGCCCAAAACCTTAGGAATATTTGTGACAAAATATTTCGCGTTACCCGGATCTATCCTCTCCGGCGAAAATGCCAGATAAAAATCTTTGCATTCTTTAAGCCCTGTCGATTCTAAAATAGGCAACATAACTTCTTCGGTAGTGCCGGGATATGTGGTAGACTCCAATACGACTATCTGTCCGTGCTTCATGTGCTTCTTTATCATCTGGGTCGCGGAAACTATAAAAGAAACATCCGGCTCTTTGGTCTTTAATAAAGGTGTCGGCACGCATACTATAAAAGCGTCCAATCTTTTGATATTACTCAAATCCGTTGTTACAGTCAGCGAACCGTCTTTCTGTAACGCGACTATCTCCCGGGGCTTTAAGTCCAATATATAAGACTGCCCTTTCTTTAATCTTGCGACACGGTCCTTGTCGACATCTATGCCCCACACCTTAAACCCTTTTTTGGCAAATGCCATGGCAAGCGGCAGCCCTACATAGCCTAAGCCTATCACGCCTATCTTTGCTTTCTTGGTAAGAATTTTATTCTTCAAGGTATCAAACATAATCTTTTAATGCCTCCTGCCAATTGCGCATCCTATAACCTGTAAATTTCATGAAC harbors:
- a CDS encoding SDR family oxidoreductase; the protein is MAKYLVTGGAGFIGSNITEELVKRGERVRVLDSFITGNRDNLKTFLNKIELIEGDIRDAAVVKDAMKGMDYVIHQAALRSVAKSVEDPIATNDTNVFGTLNILVVAKEAGIKRVVYASSSSAYGDAKSFPQKETDLPVPISPYGVSKLAAEHYCVTFAKTFGLETVSLRYFNVFGPRQNPESKYSAAIPAILAKMLGSESPIAEWDGKQSRDFTYVANVVEANLRACIVPKISGEVFNIACGSTTSILDIIRETNKILGLKLKPVYGPKRQGDVRKTYADISKMKNMLGVKKIVGFKEGLKSTIDWFKLKRLSQNGTVSKESVA
- a CDS encoding nucleotide sugar dehydrogenase, whose amino-acid sequence is MFDTLKNKILTKKAKIGVIGLGYVGLPLAMAFAKKGFKVWGIDVDKDRVARLKKGQSYILDLKPREIVALQKDGSLTVTTDLSNIKRLDAFIVCVPTPLLKTKEPDVSFIVSATQMIKKHMKHGQIVVLESTTYPGTTEEVMLPILESTGLKECKDFYLAFSPERIDPGNAKYFVTNIPKVLGGISESSTQIGTILYNQIIDKVMPVSSAKAAEMTKLLENTFRIVNLGLVNELALMCDKLGINIWEVIEAAKTKPYGFMPFYPGPGVGGHCLTKDEYIFVKDKEASGFRPIKISDFVSESGKNPNSRLHRVKGATFIRPISKKVLSYDPIGNGSCFKEVSMLSERPYNGDIINIKTQDSRAISVTSKHPMIVNKGGQLGVKFADELELNDEIPVILNLPEESVKKEDSWIDLIEFLKQRNFVSGIRVKGTYFEWRDFKKEIKQRSAPGAKASLDDYFKAGYLPLNVYLSLEGKMSWPVNREDLMLCTGRGPSYQSIPAVMDVDEDFLRFIGYYLSEGCITVDKSIRTRLTFNRNESQYLNDIRLFLKEKGICYSEYNSKKWNSTCIKISSNIFGYLLRDILGCGVDSYSMKIPQRFMLLPKKLKLHLIMGLLRGDGGVDSSSGKRAYCKNGKIYKHNFNSATVNYFTISDTLFNQMVLLLQDLGFMPSFKKRKNLLNMFGYGQLKRLRSMFLGEKAGRIKSYLEKSRKIIPNKNFNLYTNFATTKIKDISYSKASKVYSMEVRDTNTFVTSYGILTHNCIPIDPLYLSWKARAHGFEARFIDLASEINGRMPHYVVEKIISALNKKKKALKGAKVLLIGVAYKKDVQDLRESPAFEIIELLERNEANVLYYDPYFPYIKVDGINLKRAKFTKEVLASADCVVIVTDHSNIDYQFIAKNSKVIIDTRNALKGIKNRSNIIKL
- a CDS encoding SDR family oxidoreductase, with amino-acid sequence MRKTVLITGGAGFIGSHLCELFLGRDCLQKVEYSLKETVSNKNSYNVICVDNLITGKLSNISHLLKDRNFRFMKHNISEPIKIKGPVHYVLHFASPASPIDYLKYPIQTLKVGSLGTHNALGVAKVKKARFLLASTSEVYGDPLVNPQPESYWGNVNSVGPRGVYDEAKRFAEAITMAYHRVHKVDTKIVRIFNTYGVRMREKDGRAIPNFINQALNNKAITVYGTGSQTRSFCYVSDLVDGIYRLLMSEEHDPVNIGNPNEMKLIDLAKTIIKLTGSKSKIVFKGLPTDDPKVRRPNITKARKFLNWKPKVDLETGLKKTISYFRGE